DNA sequence from the Salvelinus sp. IW2-2015 linkage group LG37, ASM291031v2, whole genome shotgun sequence genome:
ACAAGGGTGCTGACGGATGATTGGATGGTTCCTAGATAGAGGTCTGTGTTCacactcacgcctgaccaatTACTGGTCTCTGGGAGGGGCGCCAGGGTGGGCAGGCTCTGCAGGGGAGGACGAGGAGGGGTTtaactgtgggtgtgtgtatgtgtatatgtgtgtgggtctgtgtatcCCCTCGTCATGTCTTAGCCTACCTGGAGGAAGATGACTTTATCCTGGTTCTGTGCCAGGGCGTCCAGCTCTCCGCTCCTCTTCCGGAGCTGGCTCAGTTCGTCCTCCAGACCTCGGGCCAGCTCCTGGGCATGCCTCTCCGCCTCACGCTGTCTCGTAGCGATCAGCTCCACCAGCTCAGCCTGGCTCTGCTCCACTAGACGCTGCAGCTCTGCATACACCTGCCAGCTGTCCTCCAACTCCCTCTGGGCAGTGCTCTATAAAGACAGGTGAtaagacagacatacacagacattGAGACATTGttctatttttttaatgttttatttcacctttatttaaccaggcaggccagatgataacaagttctcatttacaactgcgacctggccaagataaagcaaagcagtgccacacaaacacatggaataaacaaacgtacagtcaataacacaatagaaaagtatatatacagtgagagTCAGAGATGGGAGAGGACAGCGTGACATGTACAGACATTCTAGAGATACAGATAAATGCATTACCACAgctagactccaatcaagttgtagaaacatcaaggataatcaatggaaacaggatgcatctgagctcattTGAATcccatagcaaaggatctgaatatttttatttttttattataaatttgcaaacatttctaaaaacctgtttttacattgttattatggggtagtgtgtgtagatcgACGAGGAAAACTATTAGAAtaagaataaggttgtaacgtaacaaaatgtggaaaaagtcaaggggtctgaatactttatgaaagcACTGTACTGTGTACAGACATTCTGGAGATGGAGATAAatccttcactctcctccatctccctctgagcACTGCTATAAAGACAAGATGATGCAGGAGAGAGGTTGTGTTGTGAAAACACACACGGCTGAGGTAGGTGTTTGAATGATGCAAAGTGACTAAAGCTGTGGAcacgcacacccacccaccccggTTTGCCAACAGCACAACTCGCCAAACAGGTCTGGCTGCCTTATCTCCCTCAGCCCACATTCAAATATCTACCTGTTTGAGTTGGAGGAAACAGTGTGTGTTTTCTTCTACTTCCTTTCCATTTCACATGTTCATGATTACACAGGAAAGGTGTATAATACAAAAACATTGAAAATCAGAACCTATTAACAGAATTGGTTATCATCCCCccatctcccccatccctccctccctccagtcagAAAGTTAACCCACCAATATATCCCATCCCTCTGTAACCTCATCGCATTTTTAAACATGGCTCAAGTGAACTGCAGTTGCACTGTGCTCTATTTACAGTCCATATCTGACCAGGAGACTGGTCGACCAGTGTAGCAGTGAACTTAGGAAGCTTTAGTGAGTGGGAAGTACAGCTAAAGAGAAAACAGGGTTGTTTACTACTGTTTACTACCATTTAGCCTAGTCTCAATTGGCTGTGTCTACAGTATGTAATCCCTGCAGGAATTGACCCCACGACCTTGGCTAGTGCCTGTCTATGTATTTGAGTGGCTACATTTTCTCTAGTCCCATGCCTCAGCTATTTACCTAAACAAGTGGCGGGGTGGTCGTTTTGCTGTTATTCGAATACCGGATTTCCCCTTTAAATCCTACAGAAATTCTACCTTATTAACCTCTTTGGTCCACAAAGGGAGTTTCCAGGAGGTTCTAGCTAAGGAGTATAGGATTAAAACAGGGTGTGGGCACTCATGTAAATGTTTGCACTGGCCACGCCGGTTAGTCTGCCTAGGAAATGGACCAGAGCCATTACAAACATGAGAGCAAAAACGCTTTCTATGGTAGTCAACTGTAAGACCTATCGTAAGGGCTGGGGACACTATGGGGGTAATGACACTATGCAAATGTATTCTATTTGATTTATACATCATAAATGTATTCACCATATGTCAAGAGATGTTTATGTTACAGAAATAATAGAATGGAAAAAAAAGGGTCCTGATCAAGAGGCAGTATGCCAATCAACTATAATGTACAATGCACTATTGTTGATTTGCTATGGTTTGCCCTTATGAATACAATCCAGTTTACACTCACTCAACCAAACACCACAAAAGACAAAGGTGGTGCATTTTGATGAAATCACCATTCATACAAGGGACTCACTTTTATGACCCGTATGGACTGGTTGATCTCCTCCAACTTCTTGGCCCGCTCCTTGATCAGGTGTTTCAGCTCCGACCTCCACTTGCCCAGATGACTCTGTGTGAGGGCAGAAAATATCCAAGTCTGATattatgccagcagcataccaccctgcataccactgttggcttgcttctgaagctaagcagggtcggtcctggtcagtccctggatgggagaccagatgctgctggaagtggtgttggagggccagtaggaggcactctttcctctggtctaaaaaatatcccaatgccccagggcagtgattggggacactgccctgtgtagggtgccgtctttcggatgggacgttaaacgggtgtcctgactctctgaggtcattaaagatcccatggcacttatcgtaagagtaggggtgttaaccccggtgtcctggctaaattcccaatctggccctcaaaccatcatggtcacctaataatccccagtttataattggctcattcatccccctcctctcccctgtaactattccccaggtcgttgctgcaaatgagaacgtgttctcagtcaacttacctggtaaaataacggtaaaataaaaatatatatagtacagTACAAAACCAAAAATACACAAGAGGGGGTGCTTTTGTTGCAATTACTGGCTAGATGTGATGCAGATGCTAGGTGTGATGAATGCCGAATCGCCTCCGTTACCCAAGGGATGGCTGTACCCAACAATAATGTATCCACAAGTTATATAGTGTtacacatgtctgtctgtctgctgagcTAATGCACTGTAGTGCTGCACAATTTCTGTAATTATAATCAACCAGGGTATCCTGTGCActacaagactgtgttagcccgctgagctaaagcctggcTATCAAGCCTATCTACCCTGGACTCACCATCTTCTTCTTCCACTCACGGTCGACGGAGACGATCTCGTGGGTCTTGTGTGAGGCTTCTGCGCAGGAGATGCAGACGCAGCCGTGGTCGTTACGACAGTAGACCTCCAGCAGGCGCTCGTGCTTCTTACAGATCTTCTCTTCCAGGTGGTGCATGGGCTCAACCAGGCGGTGGGACGTCAGAGACTTCACCTTCCTGTGTTTAGGTCAAGTTTAGCTTATGTGTCAGGGTGGGGGTCAATTACATTTCAACCATAGGGAGAaggaggaaaaatatatatatWTTTTTTTATTTCTCACTTGTGATGTCGGAGATGTGCTTCACAGTATGACCCGGGACAGTTGAGACAAGACTTCAATGCCTTCATCTTCCTCCCAATGCACGCATCACATGGCACCTCGCCCGCCCGGGCGAACTCTCCACCCTCCGTAGCAGCTGCCGGTGACTCTCCGTGAAACCCATGTCCCGCCGCCAGACACCCAGCCACCGCACCCGCCTTAGTGTTCGGTGAAGTCACCCCCACATCGAGCCCCTGGAACTGGGAAGAGATCTCGGCGAGGACCCGGTTGATGCTGAGCTCCGGCCTCCGGGTGTAGCTCTTCTTACACATGGGGCACTGGAACTTCTTGCTGTGATCCCAGTAGCCCTACAGAACGAGAAGGAGtccatggaaacacacacaagagaggtTGGAAGCACATAGTCTAGtattcttcctaggttccttaaTACCTTCTAGAATGTTTTTCCTGGCCACGTTTCTTTGCTTTTTAGGGTCTAGGCCAGGTAACTGTAAAGcattgtgacaactgctgatgtaaaaaaggctttaaaGTTAATGTGATACCTGAAGACAGGCCTTGCAGAAGCTGTGTCCGCAGGGGGTCGAGACAGGCTCTACGAAGACCTCCAGACAGATAGAACATTGGAATGACTCCTCTGACAAGGTGCCCCCCCTCCCTGGGGATCTCACACCTGACAGGGGGGAGgcaaggagagggaggtgagtgagagcgtgtgtgtgcgGGCGAGTGAGTGCGTAAGAGGGAGAGACGAAAAAGCCAGTATGTTTAAAATGAGCACTACAGCCCTAACTTTTTAAACATCAACACAATGCTCACTCCCATCAGCAAACGGGTCATGAAAGATTCTTGTTCCAAATGCTTCAGCTGGAAACCATCCCTGGAATGTAGAAATGCAGGGTGTACGTCTACCTTGTACCTGCTCTAAGTTTTAAAATAATCTGTACGGATGCGCACAGTATTCCCTGTACAGTGcactctggtcaaatgtagtgcactgatAGAGGATATGGTGCCCTTTGGGGCGCTACCTACTTGAATTGAAATGACATGCTTCGATAAATACCTTTTCAACTTCAAATAACGATACTGTTAACAAAACAGCTTCACAAATACAGGAAGTTTGAAGTAACAGGGAGAGCATATGGCAGAATAACCGATGTCAATTTCACAGAACTATTATCAAATTCAtgctaaaaaaaaacactttgacACTATTCTTTCATGTTGACTTTAAAAATAATTTCTCAGCCCATACCATTGATTCATACTTTTGTAAATTGTTCTATACTACATCAACATTTCTTTAACTGCACTCCTCACATACTGTGAAAAAAACCTGTCCAAACAAGTTTACAATCATTCTTGGTAACCAACTTGAGGATGACATATGAGATATATTACAACAATAAAAGGGATAAAAATGTTTATAAATAT
Encoded proteins:
- the LOC111960023 gene encoding E3 ubiquitin-protein ligase TRIM39 isoform X1 — translated: MQSVRSPGRGGTLSEESFQCSICLEVFVEPVSTPCGHSFCKACLQGYWDHSKKFQCPMCKKSYTRRPELSINRVLAEISSQFQGLDVGVTSPNTKAGAVAGCLAAGHGFHGESPAAATEGGEFARAGEVPCDACIGRKMKALKSCLNCPGSYCEAHLRHHKKVKSLTSHRLVEPMHHLEEKICKKHERLLEVYCRNDHGCVCISCAEASHKTHEIVSVDREWKKKMSHLGKWRSELKHLIKERAKKLEEINQSIRVIKSTAQRELEDSWQVYAELQRLVEQSQAELVELIATRQREAERHAQELARGLEDELSQLRKRSGELDALAQNQDKVIFLQSLPTLAPLPETSNWSGVSVNTDLYLGTIQSSVSTLVDRFQEELKSLYGKELRQLQNYATEVYLDPGTAQRNLVLSEDGRQVIYEERKHNQSEGTCRFSPALFVLAREGLSFGRHYWEVEVGRKTAWTVGVMRASARRKGEIKLSPDGGYWCLWLKSGEVKALASTRQSLQLTSHPQKIGIFLDYEGGQLLFYDVKARTHLFTFVDTFSESLYPIFSPCLNQDGKNTAPLIISAVKHS
- the LOC111960023 gene encoding nuclear factor 7, brain isoform X2; amino-acid sequence: MCKKSYTRRPELSINRVLAEISSQFQGLDVGVTSPNTKAGAVAGCLAAGHGFHGESPAAATEGGEFARAGEVPCDACIGRKMKALKSCLNCPGSYCEAHLRHHKKVKSLTSHRLVEPMHHLEEKICKKHERLLEVYCRNDHGCVCISCAEASHKTHEIVSVDREWKKKMSHLGKWRSELKHLIKERAKKLEEINQSIRVIKSTAQRELEDSWQVYAELQRLVEQSQAELVELIATRQREAERHAQELARGLEDELSQLRKRSGELDALAQNQDKVIFLQSLPTLAPLPETSNWSGVSVNTDLYLGTIQSSVSTLVDRFQEELKSLYGKELRQLQNYATEVYLDPGTAQRNLVLSEDGRQVIYEERKHNQSEGTCRFSPALFVLAREGLSFGRHYWEVEVGRKTAWTVGVMRASARRKGEIKLSPDGGYWCLWLKSGEVKALASTRQSLQLTSHPQKIGIFLDYEGGQLLFYDVKARTHLFTFVDTFSESLYPIFSPCLNQDGKNTAPLIISAVKHS